In a genomic window of Nostoc sp. UHCC 0870:
- a CDS encoding HARBI1 family protein, with amino-acid sequence MLTEYELIVDSYEQVRERPRDNDEQKKYFSGKKSNHTFKTQMIILPDASDIVDVVAGEPGPKSDITLFREYRSEFDAKQRFKGDKAYLGEDLITTPIKKPRNQELTTEQKEQNKIFSSKRIFVEHRIRSVKIFRVVQERFRLNTRKYKQVILTICGLVRLRIRGLILPLEISAISSG; translated from the coding sequence ATGCTCACAGAATATGAATTAATAGTAGATAGCTATGAACAAGTCAGAGAAAGACCTAGAGACAATGATGAACAAAAGAAATATTTTTCAGGTAAGAAGAGTAATCATACATTTAAAACTCAAATGATTATTTTACCTGATGCTAGTGATATCGTTGATGTTGTGGCAGGTGAACCTGGTCCAAAAAGCGATATAACTTTGTTCCGAGAATATCGTTCAGAGTTTGATGCCAAACAAAGATTTAAAGGAGATAAGGCATATCTTGGAGAAGATTTAATTACAACTCCAATTAAGAAACCAAGAAATCAAGAACTAACAACTGAACAGAAAGAACAGAACAAAATATTTTCATCTAAACGAATCTTTGTTGAACATCGAATACGGTCAGTCAAAATCTTTCGAGTTGTCCAAGAGAGATTTAGGTTAAATACCCGCAAATATAAGCAAGTAATTTTGACGATTTGTGGGCTAGTAAGGTTACGGATTCGAGGGCTAATATTACCATTAGAAATATCAGCTATATCATCAGGTTAA
- a CDS encoding DUF928 domain-containing protein, with protein MANKKKYLFKTELLGIAFLFSLSSIPFSITPSMAQVTFKPPKTQAPKTSTGGASRDASTCGADMSKITEASVTPLLPKTNIGLTLAERPAILVYVPQTNAKKALFALQDEQGKQSYQTTLALPQKPGVIEIKLPSSVSALKIGKNYQWSLVMICTEELEPDSPWVSGWIRRVESNRNFKNQSSLEVASQLASMGIWYDSLATLAELKRRQPNNSTVATSWQEMLKSVDLSAIAEVPLAN; from the coding sequence ATGGCAAACAAAAAGAAATATCTTTTCAAAACAGAATTGTTGGGAATCGCGTTTTTATTTTCTTTATCCTCGATTCCCTTTTCAATCACACCTAGTATGGCGCAGGTGACTTTCAAGCCACCAAAAACCCAAGCACCAAAAACCTCAACTGGGGGAGCATCCCGTGATGCTTCTACTTGCGGTGCTGATATGAGCAAAATTACCGAAGCCTCAGTTACACCATTGTTACCAAAAACGAATATCGGCTTGACATTAGCAGAGCGTCCGGCAATATTGGTTTATGTTCCGCAAACGAATGCTAAAAAAGCACTTTTTGCCTTGCAAGATGAACAAGGAAAGCAATCTTATCAGACAACCTTAGCCTTACCTCAGAAACCTGGTGTGATAGAAATTAAACTTCCTAGTTCAGTTTCAGCACTGAAAATAGGCAAGAATTATCAATGGTCTTTAGTGATGATTTGCACTGAAGAATTAGAGCCTGATAGTCCTTGGGTAAGTGGATGGATTCGTCGAGTTGAATCTAATCGCAATTTCAAGAATCAGTCTAGTTTAGAGGTAGCGTCTCAACTCGCTAGTATGGGTATTTGGTATGATTCCCTAGCTACTCTGGCTGAGTTAAAGAGAAGACAACCTAATAATTCTACTGTGGCTACTTCTTGGCAAGAAATGTTAAAGTCTGTTGATTTAAGTGCGATCGCAGAAGTCCCTCTTGCTAATTAA
- a CDS encoding hybrid sensor histidine kinase/response regulator, whose amino-acid sequence MNIFNNFEKAIILIVDDNPTNLKVLSDAISSLGWEILIATDGESAIEQAEYAQPDIILLDVMMPGIDGFQTCAELKKKPCTQDIPVIFLTALTDQFDKVLGLVTGGVDYITKPFNLDEVLARIQVHLKLRVLTKELEIKNQELDKLVEERTSKLSLTLEQLQQSQLQLVQSEKLSTLGELVAGVAHEINNPLSFAMGNLGFLYNYINALIQHLQLYHQHYPHPVVNITKNATLIELDEILIDIPKIMSSIDTGLQRINNISKSLRNFSRSDISKKAFFDIHEGINSTLIILSHRLKGNKLRADIEVIKDYGNLPLIECYPEQINQVFMNMIANAIDAIDESCQTDVRNNKMNKITIKTTWKQEEELLIVTFKDNGLGMSVEIQNQIFEQFFTTKPRGKGTGLGLSISRQIIEEKHNGRLRCCSVLGEGTEFFIEIPTNSDMTVSSELLTSSLTKQDY is encoded by the coding sequence ATGAACATTTTTAATAATTTTGAAAAAGCAATCATATTGATTGTTGATGATAATCCCACAAATTTAAAAGTCTTATCCGATGCTATTTCTTCTTTAGGATGGGAAATTTTAATAGCAACTGATGGCGAAAGTGCTATTGAGCAAGCTGAATATGCCCAACCAGATATAATTTTGTTAGATGTGATGATGCCAGGAATAGATGGGTTTCAAACCTGTGCAGAACTGAAAAAAAAGCCCTGTACTCAAGATATACCAGTTATTTTTCTAACTGCTCTTACAGATCAATTTGATAAGGTATTAGGTCTTGTCACAGGCGGGGTAGACTATATAACTAAGCCTTTTAATTTAGATGAGGTTTTAGCAAGAATTCAAGTGCATTTAAAATTGCGTGTTTTGACTAAAGAACTTGAAATAAAAAACCAAGAACTTGATAAATTAGTAGAAGAACGTACAAGCAAGCTTTCTCTAACTTTAGAACAACTCCAGCAATCTCAATTACAGTTAGTGCAAAGTGAAAAATTATCGACCCTGGGAGAGTTAGTTGCTGGAGTTGCTCACGAAATTAATAATCCTCTTAGCTTCGCTATGGGTAATTTAGGATTTCTTTATAATTATATAAATGCCTTAATTCAGCATTTACAGCTTTATCATCAACATTATCCTCATCCAGTTGTAAATATTACTAAAAATGCCACACTAATAGAATTAGATGAAATATTGATAGATATACCAAAAATTATGTCTTCAATCGATACGGGATTACAGAGAATTAATAATATTAGCAAGAGTTTACGTAATTTTTCCCGTTCAGATATATCTAAGAAAGCATTTTTTGATATTCATGAAGGTATCAACAGCACTTTAATAATTTTGTCACATCGCTTGAAAGGTAATAAATTACGTGCAGATATAGAAGTAATTAAAGACTATGGAAATCTACCACTAATTGAATGTTACCCTGAGCAAATCAATCAAGTTTTTATGAATATGATTGCTAATGCTATTGATGCCATTGATGAATCATGTCAAACAGATGTTAGAAATAATAAGATGAATAAAATTACCATCAAAACTACATGGAAGCAAGAAGAAGAATTACTAATAGTTACATTCAAAGATAATGGTTTAGGTATGTCAGTAGAAATTCAAAACCAGATATTTGAACAATTTTTTACTACGAAACCAAGAGGTAAAGGTACTGGCTTAGGTTTATCTATTAGCCGCCAAATTATTGAAGAGAAACACAATGGTAGATTAAGATGTTGTTCTGTGTTAGGTGAAGGAACAGAATTTTTTATTGAAATTCCCACCAATTCTGATATGACTGTTAGCAGCGAATTACTAACAAGTTCTCTAACTAAGCAAGATTATTAG
- a CDS encoding HAD family hydrolase, whose translation MLPDIRAAIFDMDGLLFDTESIARWAWKQALASHGYLMRDDFYYEFVGRDLSWREKILKQRYGSSFPFDSVTAQRIEIGDRRELQEGLPLKAGVLDLLRQLSNLGIVIALATGTSRNRSIRRLTNAGILQYFTTIVTSEDVAQGKPAPDIFLEASRRINVAPVQCVVFEDSCVGIESAFSAGMYPIMIPDIEQPSPEIRCLAYQVLESLEQACAVLEQRLGARGY comes from the coding sequence GTGCTACCAGATATCCGAGCTGCAATTTTTGACATGGATGGGTTGTTGTTTGATACAGAAAGCATTGCTCGCTGGGCGTGGAAACAGGCTTTAGCTAGTCATGGCTATCTGATGAGGGATGATTTTTATTATGAGTTTGTCGGACGTGATTTATCTTGGCGAGAAAAAATTCTCAAACAAAGATATGGAAGTAGCTTTCCCTTTGATTCGGTGACAGCACAACGGATTGAAATAGGCGATCGCCGTGAGCTACAAGAAGGTTTACCATTAAAAGCTGGGGTATTAGATTTATTACGTCAGTTAAGTAATTTAGGTATAGTCATCGCTTTAGCAACAGGCACATCCAGGAATAGAAGCATTCGCCGTTTAACCAATGCAGGTATTCTGCAATACTTTACAACTATTGTCACCAGCGAAGATGTTGCTCAAGGTAAACCCGCACCAGATATATTTTTAGAAGCCAGTCGCCGAATTAATGTTGCACCTGTACAGTGTGTGGTGTTTGAAGACTCATGTGTAGGCATAGAATCAGCTTTCAGTGCTGGGATGTACCCAATTATGATTCCCGACATAGAACAACCATCCCCAGAAATCAGATGTTTGGCTTATCAGGTATTGGAATCATTGGAACAAGCTTGTGCAGTATTAGAACAGAGATTAGGGGCTAGGGGATATTAA
- a CDS encoding NF038122 family metalloprotease, with protein MNKNINHRQNKSLGLIKLLTPLTLAGSVVMVGGTSVQALQFNFTYAPGTTLNQMLGYEMAGKYWSNYLADDVTVNIFIEPTNKLPTNVIGGAIPGVTSQNFTTVSQALQADATSLTDQKAVASIYNRCNSTSTFVQQGTGGYVQNNCTGYNAYARHYNGGSFNTNYTYGVNDINLTRANAKALGLIDAHDTDYDAYILVSNLGNLTQSLSWNYFTAANSSSNIPTSTLDFFSVAVHELTHTLGFISGMD; from the coding sequence ATGAATAAAAATATCAATCACAGGCAAAATAAATCTCTTGGCTTAATCAAGCTACTTACACCTCTAACACTGGCTGGTTCTGTTGTCATGGTGGGTGGTACATCAGTCCAAGCCTTGCAATTTAATTTCACCTATGCACCAGGGACAACCCTTAACCAAATGCTCGGCTATGAGATGGCGGGTAAATATTGGTCAAATTACTTAGCCGATGATGTCACGGTCAATATCTTTATTGAGCCGACCAATAAGTTACCTACTAACGTCATTGGTGGGGCAATACCAGGGGTGACTTCGCAAAACTTTACTACCGTTTCTCAAGCACTACAAGCAGATGCTACCTCACTTACCGATCAAAAAGCAGTTGCTAGTATATATAACCGATGTAATTCAACATCAACCTTTGTGCAACAAGGTACTGGTGGATACGTGCAGAATAACTGTACAGGGTATAATGCTTATGCTAGACACTATAATGGTGGATCTTTTAACACTAATTATACTTACGGTGTCAACGATATCAATCTTACCCGTGCAAATGCTAAAGCTTTGGGGCTGATTGATGCTCACGATACTGACTATGATGCTTACATTTTGGTGAGTAACTTAGGTAATTTAACCCAGTCTCTCTCATGGAATTATTTTACTGCCGCTAATAGCAGCAGTAATATTCCTACAAGCACTCTCGACTTTTTCAGTGTGGCAGTACATGAACTGACTCACACCCTCGGCTTTATTAGTGGTATGGACTAG
- a CDS encoding CHAT domain-containing protein, whose protein sequence is MYKNQYKLNLTKYALSLGGLTLFLTTTGVAVSAQTNQELRQISKLNLVTDSSLRQYSITDTSSPKYQLNQGRNLFEAGRFTEAVKFWEAASVGFKNQGDMVNEAWSLSYLSLAYQNLGDWQKAEVTITNSLEILKHPNAQKQGNAAILAVALNTLGNLKLSTGKAQAALKAWQDAESAYVVAGDELGKVGSQINQAQAMRALGLYRRGKQLLVNVHQKFQNQPDSIIKAKALQSLGIAFQLVGDLQESQEILQQSLKISQGLNSATDISNILFNLGNTARDLQQTEIALDYYQQVIAQTKNPQLRVDAQLNQLSLYLETRQTKQTEALLSEIKLQLEKLPASRMSIYATINFVRNFTKLSKLAGNEPISYQESAQILARAVRQAQMLGDLRSQAYALNELGKLYFEKQQLADALNLSQKALQITQEINAADISYQAAWQVGRILKKQGDNQGAIAAYDSAVKTLKSLRSDLVAINRDVQFSFQESVEPIYRELVDILLESPQPSQQNLKLARDTIEALQLAELDNFFREACVNAKPEQIDQIDNQAAVIYPIILGDRLEVILSIPGRPLSSYKTLLSSGEIENIIKQTRQSLNPIFSNDERLSISQKVYDWLIRPLESELSNSRVKTLAFVLDGSLRNIPMAALHDGKQYLVEKYSLALSPGMQLMPARSLKRDNIKLITAALSESRQGFKALPAVKSEVTGISSEVSSKLLLNENFTDTNLKQAIDSTPFSVLHLATHGQFSSQSDETFILSWNEKINVKQLGEFLQARNESQSTPLELMVLSACQTAKGDNRAILGLAGVAVRSGARSTLATLWSVKDESTAKFMVEFYNHLRQPGISKAEALRQTQISFLQNADFQHPFYWSAFVLVGNWL, encoded by the coding sequence ATGTACAAAAATCAGTATAAGCTAAATCTTACTAAATATGCGCTCTCTCTGGGAGGGCTAACTTTATTTTTAACAACAACGGGTGTTGCAGTATCTGCACAGACTAACCAGGAACTAAGACAAATATCAAAATTAAATCTGGTAACAGACTCAAGTTTACGGCAATACTCCATTACTGACACTTCAAGTCCCAAATATCAACTTAATCAGGGTAGAAATCTGTTTGAAGCTGGACGCTTTACTGAAGCTGTAAAATTTTGGGAAGCCGCATCTGTTGGCTTTAAAAACCAAGGTGATATGGTCAATGAAGCTTGGAGTTTAAGTTACCTATCCTTAGCTTATCAGAATTTAGGAGATTGGCAAAAGGCAGAAGTTACTATTACTAATAGTTTAGAGATATTAAAACATCCCAACGCCCAGAAACAAGGAAACGCTGCTATCTTAGCAGTAGCTCTGAATACCCTAGGAAACCTAAAACTTTCAACAGGAAAAGCACAAGCAGCTTTAAAAGCTTGGCAAGATGCGGAAAGCGCATATGTAGTAGCTGGTGATGAATTGGGAAAGGTAGGTAGCCAAATTAACCAAGCCCAAGCAATGCGAGCTTTAGGATTGTATCGTAGAGGGAAGCAGTTGTTAGTTAATGTCCATCAAAAGTTTCAAAATCAGCCAGACTCTATCATTAAGGCAAAAGCATTACAAAGTTTAGGAATTGCTTTTCAACTAGTAGGAGATTTACAAGAATCTCAAGAGATTTTACAGCAGAGTTTAAAGATTAGTCAAGGTTTAAATTCCGCTACAGACATCAGTAATATTCTGTTTAACTTGGGAAATACGGCTAGAGATTTACAACAAACTGAGATAGCTTTAGATTATTATCAACAAGTTATCGCTCAGACCAAAAATCCTCAATTACGAGTAGATGCACAGTTAAATCAACTCAGTCTTTATTTAGAAACTAGACAAACTAAACAGACTGAGGCTTTATTATCAGAGATTAAGTTGCAATTAGAGAAACTGCCTGCTAGTCGGATGTCTATTTATGCAACAATTAATTTTGTCCGCAATTTTACTAAATTGTCAAAGCTGGCTGGAAATGAACCGATATCATATCAAGAATCAGCCCAAATTTTAGCCCGTGCAGTACGACAGGCGCAAATGCTAGGTGATTTGCGCTCTCAAGCTTATGCTTTAAATGAGTTAGGCAAATTGTACTTTGAGAAGCAGCAGTTAGCTGATGCTTTAAACTTGAGCCAAAAAGCATTACAAATTACTCAAGAGATTAACGCTGCTGATATTAGTTATCAAGCGGCTTGGCAAGTTGGGCGGATTTTGAAAAAACAAGGTGATAATCAGGGTGCGATCGCAGCTTATGATAGTGCTGTGAAAACCCTCAAGTCCCTACGTAGTGACTTAGTAGCAATTAATCGTGATGTCCAGTTTTCTTTTCAGGAGAGTGTCGAACCGATTTATCGGGAACTGGTGGATATATTACTGGAATCTCCTCAACCCAGTCAACAAAACTTAAAACTAGCACGAGACACAATTGAAGCGTTACAACTAGCAGAATTAGATAATTTCTTTCGCGAAGCTTGTGTAAACGCCAAACCAGAGCAAATTGATCAAATTGACAACCAAGCAGCAGTAATCTATCCAATTATTTTAGGCGATCGCTTAGAAGTAATTTTATCTATTCCTGGCAGACCTTTATCTAGCTATAAAACTCTTCTATCTTCAGGGGAAATAGAAAATATCATCAAACAGACGCGCCAATCTCTCAATCCAATTTTCTCTAATGATGAAAGATTATCTATTTCTCAAAAAGTTTATGATTGGTTAATACGCCCTCTAGAATCTGAGTTAAGCAACAGTAGAGTAAAAACTCTGGCTTTTGTGCTAGATGGTTCTCTACGCAATATCCCAATGGCAGCTTTACATGATGGCAAACAGTATTTAGTAGAGAAATACAGTTTAGCACTATCTCCAGGGATGCAGTTAATGCCAGCGCGATCGCTAAAACGTGACAATATCAAATTGATCACAGCTGCACTGAGTGAATCACGCCAAGGGTTTAAAGCTTTACCAGCCGTAAAATCGGAAGTAACAGGAATTTCCTCAGAAGTTTCTTCAAAACTACTTTTAAATGAAAATTTTACCGACACCAACCTCAAACAAGCTATAGACTCAACACCATTTTCGGTGTTACATTTAGCTACTCATGGTCAGTTTAGTAGCCAGTCTGATGAGACTTTTATACTCAGTTGGAATGAAAAGATTAACGTTAAACAATTGGGTGAATTCCTGCAAGCCAGAAACGAATCACAATCTACACCTTTAGAATTGATGGTTCTCAGTGCTTGTCAAACAGCAAAAGGAGACAATCGAGCTATATTAGGATTGGCTGGAGTAGCAGTACGTTCTGGTGCGCGCAGCACTCTAGCTACTCTCTGGTCAGTAAAAGACGAATCCACAGCTAAATTTATGGTGGAATTTTATAACCACCTTAGACAACCGGGTATTAGCAAAGCAGAAGCATTACGACAAACTCAAATCAGTTTTTTGCAAAATGCTGATTTTCAACATCCTTTTTATTGGTCAGCATTTGTATTGGTAGGTAATTGGCTTTAG
- a CDS encoding glycoside hydrolase family 10 protein — MANKLLHHTLRWCVWVADASLQLIKSISFSQGWRRNGLLRMVFPILVLISFVTVLLASNFTPVIAQVPRQEIRGVWMTNNDFNVLKDRRKVQESMNRLRELNFNTVYPVVWNSGYVMYPSAVAQRADIQPFVFRGSDGHDILADVINQAHRRGLLATAWFEFGFMAPPTSELALNHPEWLTKKRDGGETSMSAAGEVVWLNPFHPEVQKFISDLVLEVVTNYDVDGIQFDDHMSLPHEFGYDRYTVSLYTQETKNPPPANPQDQAWVKWRADKITAFMTQLHQGVKARKPNAIFSVAPNYYDFAYKFQLQDWLTWLRQNLVDELIVQIYRPNLQNFIANVSRPEIQEAQQTIPTAIGIMTGLRNNPVSIQQIKSQVRVTQQRGLGVAFFYYGSMWNYSSESSNERQTGFQALFPYPALRARVD; from the coding sequence ATGGCTAATAAACTCCTTCACCACACCCTAAGATGGTGCGTCTGGGTAGCTGACGCATCATTGCAACTAATCAAATCTATTTCCTTTAGCCAAGGTTGGCGGCGCAACGGACTGCTGAGGATGGTTTTCCCCATCCTTGTTTTAATCTCATTTGTCACGGTATTATTGGCGAGTAATTTCACCCCCGTTATTGCCCAAGTTCCACGGCAAGAAATTCGTGGGGTATGGATGACCAACAATGACTTTAACGTCCTTAAGGATCGCCGCAAAGTCCAAGAGTCTATGAATCGACTACGGGAGTTGAACTTTAATACTGTTTATCCTGTGGTGTGGAATTCTGGCTATGTGATGTATCCCAGTGCTGTCGCCCAACGAGCCGATATTCAACCCTTTGTGTTTCGAGGCTCAGATGGACACGATATCTTAGCAGACGTAATTAACCAAGCCCATCGTCGGGGTTTGTTAGCAACTGCTTGGTTTGAGTTTGGATTCATGGCCCCCCCTACATCAGAACTCGCCTTGAACCATCCAGAGTGGCTAACAAAAAAACGCGATGGTGGCGAAACTTCCATGAGTGCAGCTGGAGAAGTTGTCTGGCTCAATCCCTTTCACCCCGAAGTGCAGAAGTTTATTAGTGATCTCGTCTTAGAAGTCGTCACAAACTACGATGTTGATGGCATTCAGTTTGACGATCACATGAGTTTGCCCCATGAATTTGGCTATGATCGATATACAGTTTCTCTCTACACCCAAGAAACTAAAAACCCTCCCCCAGCCAATCCCCAAGACCAAGCATGGGTCAAGTGGCGAGCTGATAAAATCACGGCATTCATGACTCAGCTACACCAAGGTGTCAAAGCCAGAAAACCCAATGCTATTTTTTCTGTCGCTCCCAATTACTATGATTTTGCTTACAAGTTTCAACTGCAAGATTGGCTAACTTGGTTACGACAAAATCTTGTGGATGAGTTAATTGTGCAAATTTACCGTCCCAACCTGCAAAATTTTATCGCCAATGTTTCCCGTCCTGAAATTCAAGAAGCACAACAAACAATTCCCACTGCGATCGGGATTATGACAGGTTTACGCAATAACCCTGTTTCCATACAACAAATTAAGTCTCAGGTACGAGTTACCCAACAACGGGGATTAGGAGTAGCCTTCTTCTACTACGGTAGTATGTGGAACTATTCCTCAGAATCCTCTAATGAACGCCAGACTGGATTCCAAGCTTTATTCCCCTATCCTGCTCTGCGTGCTAGGGTAGATTGA
- a CDS encoding CHASE2 domain-containing protein — MTAPAVAICVMTGGMTGLFQLLEWNAMEQFFALRPAEPPDKRILIVTIDEQDITQIGKWPIPDAILAKLIVKLKAHKPAAIGLDIYRDLPVEPGHQELVGAIKSTPNLIGVKKLAGDQVAPSPILSELNQIALADMLLDTDGKVRRALLSAGDSEEKIFLGLAPRLSLMYLQSKGIALEQLDQTGSALRLGKAVFTPLTGEEFSYRGADVGGYQIILNYRGFKENFDTVKMRDILNDSASSQLIRDRIILIGTTAKSINDFVNVGYSRNLQDEDKRMAGVVVHANLVSQILNAAVDGRPLLGVWSKQAEWVWILCWSFVTTGVTWQGLQIQSKGKHSLPGLPIVIILSGIGISLGSSYTAFMLGWWIPVISPLLTIFLATIVTNSLYKQSQLEKANQQLQDYSRTLEEKVCDRTQELETAKIAADVANQAKSEFLANMSHELRTPLNGILGYAQILERSESIAPTTLEGINIIHQCGSHLLTLINDILDLSKIEARKLELHSTDFDFSYFLTGVVEMCRIRAQQKGISFVYQPDTNLPQAINADEKRLRQIIINLLGNAIKFTETGGVTFTIQVLEAGDNFNKIRFLVEDTGVGMTPEQLTKIFLPFEQVGDKNKQAEGTGLGLAISCRIADLMGSQIQVDSILGTGSKFWLDLNLNVISHWLQPATILQKKKIIGIQDKQPKILIVDDKWENRSIICNFIRPIGFECFEATNGQEGLNIAITNQPDLIITDLAMPVMDGFEMTQALRNSESLKKVPILVSSASVFESDRNKSLQMGGNEFLPKPLEMDDLLKYLQDYLQLDWIYAEESKQVKFADNQLSQQNNSQLIVAPPISELDKLLDLAMRGNIKGIQVILNEIEELDLNGDFIVFIKQVRQLSDKFQIKQIRELIKSLKANIS, encoded by the coding sequence ATGACAGCACCTGCTGTAGCAATATGTGTCATGACTGGAGGGATGACAGGGTTATTTCAACTGTTAGAGTGGAACGCTATGGAGCAATTTTTTGCTCTCCGTCCTGCTGAACCACCAGACAAAAGAATTTTAATTGTCACTATTGATGAACAAGACATTACTCAAATTGGTAAATGGCCTATTCCTGACGCTATTTTAGCCAAGCTGATTGTCAAACTAAAAGCACACAAACCAGCCGCTATCGGCTTGGATATTTATCGAGATTTACCTGTAGAACCAGGTCATCAAGAATTGGTAGGAGCGATCAAATCTACGCCTAACTTGATTGGAGTCAAAAAATTAGCAGGGGATCAAGTTGCTCCATCACCTATATTATCTGAATTAAATCAAATTGCATTAGCTGATATGCTTTTAGATACAGATGGTAAAGTCAGACGCGCTTTGCTATCTGCTGGTGATAGTGAGGAGAAAATCTTTTTAGGATTAGCACCACGCTTAAGTTTAATGTATCTTCAAAGCAAAGGTATTGCTTTAGAGCAACTAGATCAAACTGGTTCTGCTTTGCGGTTAGGGAAAGCAGTATTTACACCTTTGACTGGTGAAGAATTTAGTTATCGAGGTGCAGATGTTGGAGGATACCAAATTATCTTGAATTACCGTGGATTCAAAGAAAATTTTGACACGGTAAAAATGCGAGATATCCTGAATGACTCTGCATCATCACAATTAATCCGCGATCGCATTATTTTAATTGGGACTACAGCTAAGAGTATTAATGATTTTGTCAACGTTGGTTACAGTCGCAATCTACAGGATGAAGACAAACGCATGGCTGGGGTAGTAGTTCATGCTAATTTAGTTAGCCAAATTTTAAATGCTGCTGTTGATGGTAGACCATTGCTAGGAGTTTGGTCTAAGCAAGCAGAATGGGTATGGATTTTGTGCTGGTCTTTTGTGACTACTGGTGTGACTTGGCAAGGATTACAAATTCAATCTAAGGGTAAACACTCATTGCCTGGATTGCCAATCGTCATAATTTTATCTGGTATAGGCATCAGTTTGGGGAGTAGCTACACTGCATTTATGCTTGGTTGGTGGATTCCTGTAATTTCACCACTGCTAACAATTTTTCTGGCTACAATTGTTACTAATAGCCTGTATAAACAATCACAATTAGAAAAAGCTAACCAGCAACTCCAAGATTATTCTCGCACCTTAGAAGAAAAAGTGTGCGATCGCACCCAAGAGTTAGAAACCGCCAAAATTGCTGCTGATGTCGCCAACCAAGCTAAAAGTGAATTTTTAGCAAACATGAGTCACGAACTGCGGACACCCCTCAACGGAATTTTAGGGTACGCACAAATTCTAGAACGCTCTGAAAGCATAGCACCAACAACATTAGAAGGCATTAATATTATTCATCAGTGTGGTTCTCACCTGCTCACTCTCATCAACGATATTTTAGACTTATCCAAAATCGAGGCGCGAAAACTGGAATTACACAGTACGGATTTTGATTTCTCTTACTTCCTCACAGGAGTAGTCGAAATGTGTCGTATCCGCGCCCAACAAAAAGGTATCTCTTTTGTTTACCAACCAGATACTAATCTCCCTCAAGCAATTAATGCTGATGAGAAACGGTTACGACAAATAATAATTAATTTACTTGGTAATGCGATTAAATTTACTGAGACAGGTGGAGTCACTTTCACTATACAAGTGTTAGAAGCAGGAGACAATTTCAACAAAATTAGATTTCTAGTGGAAGACACAGGAGTGGGAATGACTCCTGAACAATTGACAAAGATTTTTTTACCTTTTGAGCAAGTAGGGGATAAAAATAAACAAGCAGAAGGTACGGGATTAGGATTAGCTATTAGCTGTAGAATTGCTGATTTAATGGGTAGTCAAATCCAAGTAGATAGTATTTTGGGAACTGGTAGTAAATTCTGGCTAGATTTAAATTTAAATGTTATTAGTCATTGGTTACAACCGGCTACTATATTACAGAAGAAAAAAATTATTGGTATTCAAGACAAACAGCCAAAAATTCTGATTGTAGATGACAAATGGGAAAACCGTTCTATAATCTGTAATTTTATACGACCAATTGGTTTTGAATGCTTTGAAGCTACGAATGGACAAGAAGGATTAAATATAGCAATAACAAATCAGCCTGACCTGATTATTACTGATTTAGCAATGCCTGTCATGGATGGCTTTGAAATGACTCAAGCTTTAAGAAATTCAGAGTCATTAAAAAAAGTTCCAATTTTAGTTTCTTCTGCCAGTGTATTTGAGAGTGATAGAAATAAAAGTTTGCAAATGGGAGGAAATGAATTTTTGCCAAAGCCTTTAGAAATGGATGATTTACTCAAGTATTTACAGGATTATTTACAACTCGATTGGATTTATGCAGAGGAGAGTAAGCAAGTAAAATTTGCTGACAATCAACTATCTCAACAGAATAATTCTCAATTGATAGTTGCGCCGCCAATATCAGAACTTGATAAGCTATTAGATTTGGCTATGAGGGGGAATATCAAAGGAATACAAGTAATATTAAATGAAATAGAAGAATTAGATTTAAATGGTGATTTTATCGTCTTTATTAAACAAGTTAGACAATTAAGTGATAAATTTCAAATAAAACAAATACGCGAATTAATTAAATCTTTAAAGGCTAATATATCATGA